A genomic stretch from Sphaerodactylus townsendi isolate TG3544 linkage group LG15, MPM_Stown_v2.3, whole genome shotgun sequence includes:
- the LOC125444096 gene encoding olfactory receptor 14A16-like → MAKETSISEFLLLEFSVVREHQILHFFLFLALYLATVTGNLLIISAVAFDRRLHTPMYFFLVNLTLQDIGSVSVIIPKSMFNFLLNTRDISYSGCVVQVFFLVFFVGSDVFLLTVMAYDRYVAICNPLQYEAVMNRQACTQMVASVWITGLLHGALHTGGTFAATFCSNVVNQFYCEIPHLLKISCGSSYVIEVGALAVSVIVQFGCFVFIIVTYVLIFSTVLRMPSIQGRQKAFSTCLPHLIVFSTFIVTGWFAYLRPPSQTPSDLDLALTVVYTFVPPMMNPIIYSMRNKDIKVALSKLFVGLDSAEKILPGFCVSV, encoded by the coding sequence ATGGCTAAGGAAACCTCCATCTCAGAGTTCCTGCTCCTTGAATTCTCTGTGGTACGGGAACATCAGATCCTTCACTTCTTTTTATTTCTGGCATTGTACCTAGCCACAGTCACAGGGAATCTCCTCATCATCTCTGCAGTGGCTTTTGACCGCCGTTTGCACACTCCTATGTACTTCTTTCTCGTGAATTTGACCTTGCAGGACATTGGCTCAGTTTCAGTCATTATCCCCAAATCCATGTTCAATTTCCTCTTGAATACCAGAGACATTTCTTATTCTGGATGTGTAGTTCAAGTTTTCTTTTTGGTGTTCTTTGTGGGGTCTGATGTTTTTCTCCTCACTGTTATGGCATATGACCGGTATGTTGCCATTTGCAATCCCTTACAATATGAAGCAGTGATGAACAGACAAGCTTGTACCCAAATGGTTGCCAGTGTATGGATCACTGGCCTTCTTCATGGTGCACTGCACACAGGTGGCACTTTTGCTGCAACTTTCTGCTCCAATGTTGTTAATCAGTTCTACTGTGAAATCCCACATTTGCTTAAGATCTCATGTGGTAGCTCATATGTCATTGAAGTTGGTGCTCTTGCAGTCAGTGTGATTGTACAGTTTGGTTGTTTTGTCTTCATCATTGTTACATATGTGCTGATCTTTTCTACTGTGCTGAGAATGCCCTCTATTCAGGGAAGGCAAAAGGCCTTTTCCACTTGCCTACCACATCTCATTGTTTTCTCTACATTTATAGTCACTGGGTGGTTTGCTTACCTGAGGCCTCCCTCTCAAACACCGTCTGATCTAGATTTGGCATTAACTGTGGTCTATACTTTTGTCCCACCCATGATGAATCCCATTATTTATAGCATGAGGAACAAGGATATCAAGGTTGCCCTGTCAAAACTATTTGTTGGGCTGGACTCAGCTGAGAAAATCTTGCCTGGTTTTTGTGTGTCTGTCTGA